The following are from one region of the Betta splendens chromosome 15, fBetSpl5.4, whole genome shotgun sequence genome:
- the ubr2 gene encoding E3 ubiquitin-protein ligase UBR2 isoform X2, which translates to MAAAESERESPSDICSEFLSFSAKETASRWQAAADLQQEVYSHLALYVPRILCLGPSGGVSNREEQREEQREDLACQLLLLAPLEWLLLGEEPAAGLAQLQENNQPSPLCGHVFKVGEPTYSCRECAADPTCVLCMQCFLGSVHKDHRYRMTTSGGGGFCDCGDAEAWKKGPYCQKHTLTNGNRDSEEDSIAHLPADLVARGYSIFSIILKYAVDLLTWEQEDQLPAGLELQERGDNYYCMLFNDEVHTYEQVIYTLQKAVNCSQKEAVSFATTVDRDGRKSVRYGNLQFCEQAKSVIVRNTSRQSKPLRVQVMHSSVVAHQCFALKALSWLGQIIQYSDGLRRVLCQVALQEGLEGKSSSLVDRLMLNDSKMWKGARNIYHQLLMNSLLMDLKYKKIFAIHFAKNYRRLQTDFMEDDHERVVSVTSLSVQLFTVPTMARMLMVEENLMTTIIRTFVDHLRHRDLQGRFQFDRYTAQQAFKFGRVQSLVGDLKYVLINCPTEWTHDLRVKFLEGLDAFLELLKCMQGMDPVVRQVGQHIEMEPEWEAAFTLQMKLTHIISMIQEWCSTDERVLIEAYGKCLSALSHCHSGLPDGEQPIKLCLAGHSVETFRYQVSQDKVSIHLPVCRLLAGLHVLLSRTEVASRFPEQLPLGELSPPLLIELPLRCLVLCAQVHAGMWRRNGFSLINQIYYYHNVKCRVEMFDKDVIMLQAGASMMDPNHFLMIVLSRYELFHIFNSADVRKRYRETNKDVVQQNNTLIEEMLHLIIMVVGERYVAGVGQVEAFDEVRREIIHQLSIKPMAHSELVKALPENGNKETGLEKVIDSVASFKKPGVTGRGLYELRPEWNKHFNLYFYHYSRADQSKAEEAQRKLRKHNGDDTALPPPPPPPLCPLFASLVNLLQCDVLLAMEGAVLQWAVEPSGGGWTESMLQRVLHLVAMALLEEQQQLENSRGDEDVTFNFTCKITRPGEASTSGSVLALMESLQNAPHLEMHKDMITWILKMVANIKTMRQRTSSTSTVSLRQGQEPEEAVRDKDKAERKRKAEMARLRREKIMAQMSEMQKHFINENKELFQQSLEELEASTSAAAAESSLAILEPTCAPQVCVGPWRVGGAHHHQLVTCILCQEEQELRCHGRAMVLAAFVQRSTVLSKDRHRNLPDPERYDPLFMHPDLSLGIHTASCGHIMHATCWQRYFEAVQFKEQRRQQRLRGHTSYDVENGEFLCPLCECLSNTVVPLLPHTRSLDRSVHHPSLEVWFNTTSQQIAALQFYYRKCSGDSGEAEPEVPEGFRVDFNPQNLFSSSISAMITTFSMSTYKVGLKLNPNEQDHRVPVLSWSTCAYTIQSIERLLMDEDKPLFGSLPCRQDDCLSALTRFSSTCWTAAPLKTVHTHFFRLFTALVPDTLVENTPCILEVDMFHLLVYSVLSYSSMHCLDQSGRSVVDSAHLHLLHLVVIAHLVQILLTSTTEDVCMDQDSVGSQEEELTCQLYRALRKHLESVLPEVSSGWQLWRWVKAGVLPFLRAAALFFHYLNSTAPPADLLVAGSGQWEALCSYLSLPCNLVQLYHSHQTLLEPLIHSWCCHPTVRQTLQGGGARIRFPRESNSLIDLPEDYSTLINQASSFTCPRSGGDKSRAPTLCLLCGSMLCSQSYCCQTEVDGEDVGACTAHAFSCGAGLGLFLRVRESQVLFVAGKTKGCFYPPPYLDDYGETDQGLKRGNPLHLCLERYRKIERLWRQHAIAEVIGHAQEANQTLVAIDWQHL; encoded by the exons cGGTGGCAGGCAGCAGCTGACTTGCAGCAGGAGGTGTACAGTCACCTAGCTTTGTACGTACCAAGAATCCTTTGCTTGGGTCCAAGTGGAGGCGTCAGCAacagggaggagcagagggaggagcaaaGGGAGGACCTGGCCTGTCAGCTGCTTCTCTTGGCTCCTCTGGAGTGGCTCCTGCTGGGTGAGGAACCTGCTGCAGGCCTggctcagctgcaggagaacaaccAGCCGTCGCCACTATGTGGGCATGTGTTCAAAGTGGGTGAGCCCACCTACTCTTGCAG ggAGTGTGCAGCTGATCCGACCTGTGTCCTCTGCATGCAGTGTTTCCTGGGCAGTGTTCACAAAGACCATCGATACAGA ATGACTAcatcaggaggtggaggattTTGTGACTGTGGAGATGCTGAAGCTTGGAAGAAGGGTCCTTACTGCCAGAAACACACTCTGACCAATGGCAACAGAGACAGTGAGGAG GACTCCATAGCTCATCTTCCAGCTGACCTTGTTGCTCGTGGCTACAGCATCTTCTCAATCATCCTAAAGTATGCTGTAGACCTGCTGACCTGGGAGCAGGAGGACCAGCTACCTGCAGGATTAGAGCTACA GGAAAGAGGAGACAactactactgtatgttgtttaaTGATGAAGTTCACACGTATGAGCAGGTAATCTACACTCTCCAGAAAGCTGTCAACTGCAGCCAGAAAGAAGCCGTCAGCTTTGCCACCACCGTTGACAGAGAT GGCAGGAAGTCAGTTCGCTACGGAAATTTACAGTTCTGTGAACAGGCCAAGTCTGTGATTGTG AGGAACACCAGTCGCCAGTCAAAGCCTCTAAGGGTGCAGGTGATGCACTCGTCTGTTGTTGCTCATCAGTGTTTTGCTCTAAAGGCTCTGAGCTGGTTGGGGCAGATCATTCAGTACTCTG ATGGTCTGAGGAGAGTCCTGTGTCAGGTTGCTCTTCAGGAAGGCCTTGAAGGAAAAAGCTCATCCCTGGTCGATCGACTGATGCTCAATGACTCAAAGATGTGGAAAG GAGCAAGGAACATTTACCACCAGCTGCTGATGAACAGCCTCCTCATGGACCTCAAGTATAAGAAGATCTTTGCCATCCATTTCGCCAAG AACTACAGACGCCTACAGACAGATTTTATGGAGGATGACCATGAGCGAGTGGTGTCAGTGACGTCGCTGTCTGTACAGCTCTTCACCGTACCAACCATG GCCCGAATGCTGATGGTTGAGGAGAACCTGATGACCACAATCATCAGAACCTTTGTGGACCACCTCCGTCACAGAGACCTGCAGGGACGCTTCCAGTTTGACCGCTACACGGCCCAGCAGGCTTTCAAGTTTGGTCGAGTTCAGAGCCTCGTCGGGGACCTCAA GTATGTCCTGATCAACTGTCCGACGGAGTGGACCCATGATCTTAGAGTCAAATTTCTTGAGGGTCTGGATGCTTTTCTCGAACTGCTCAAATGTATGCAG GGTATGGATCCAGTGGTGAGACAAGTGGGGCAGCACATAGAGATGGAGCCAGAGTGGGAGGCAGCATTCACGCTGCAGATGAAACTCACTCACATAATCTCCATGATCCAGGAGTGGTGCTCAACGGAT GAGCGTGTGCTGATCGAAGCGTATGGGAAGTGTCTGAGTGCACTCAGTCACTGCCACAGCGGCCTGCCAGATGGTGAGCAGCCAATCAAGTTGTGTCTAGCTGGTCACAGTGTGGAGACATTCAGGTATCAGGTCTCTCAGGACAAAGTATCCATacacctgcctgtctgccgGCTGCTAGCAG GTTTGCACGTGCTCCTCAGCAGGACTGAAGTGGCCTCTCGTTTCCCAGAGCAACTTCCTCTG GGTGAACTTAGCCCCCCCCTACTGATCGAACTCCCCCTCCGCTGCCTGGTGCTCTGTGcacaggtgcatgctgggatgtggaggaggaacgGCTTTTCTCTCATCAACCAG ATCTACTATTACCACAATGTCAAGTGCAGAGTTGAGATGTTCGACAAAGACGTCATTATGCTGCAG GCGGGGGCGTCGATGATGGATCCAAACCATTTTCTGATGATTGTCCTAAGCCGCTACGAactgtttcacatttttaacTCTGCAGATGTCAGGAAGAGATACAGGGAGACCAACAAG GATGTTGTTCAGCAGAACAACACTTTAATTGAAGAGATGCTTCACCTCATCATCATGGTTGTTG GTGAACGCTACGTAGCTGGCGTGGGTCAGGTGGAGGCCTTTGATGAGGTCAGAAGAGAAATCATCCACCAGCTGTCAATTAAACCGATGGCTCACAGTGAACTTGTGAAGGCTCTCCCAGAAAAT GGGAACAAGGAGACCGGTCTAGAAAAAGTCATCGACAGTGTTGCTTCATTCAA GAAGCCAGGCGTGACTGGTCGGGGTCTGTATGAACTGCGTCCTGAATGGAACAAACATTTCAACCTCTACTTCTATCACTACAGCAGAGCTGACCAGTCCAAG gctgaggaggctcagaggaagctgagaaaacacaacGGAGATGACACAG CcctgcccccccctccacctccccctctcTGCCCTCTGTTTGCCAGCTTGGTCAACCTACTGCAGTGTGATGTGCTACTGGCCATGGAGGGTGCCGTCCTGCAGTGGGCTGTGGAGCCCAGCGGGGGGGGGTGGACCGAGTCCATGTTACAGAGG gTTCTTCACCTGGTGGCCATGGCCCTGTTGGAGGAACAGCAGCAACTGGAGAACAGCCGCGGTGACGAAGACGTTACCTTCAACTTTACCTGCAAGATCACAC GTCCAGGTGAAGCCAGTACTTCAGGAAGTGTCCTGGCTCTGATGGAAAGTCTGCAAAATGCTCCTCATCTGGAAATGCACAAAGATATGATCACCTGGATTCTTAAG ATGGTGGCAAACATAAAAACGATGAGACAACGAACATCATCCACATCCACGGTCAGCCTCAGACAAGGACAAGAACCAGAGGAG GCCgtcagagacaaagacaaagcagagaggaagaggaaagcagAGATGGCTCGGCTCAGGAGGGAGAAGATCATGGCTCAGATGTCTGAAATGCAGAAACATTTCATCAATGAGAATAAAGAACTTTTTCAACAGAGTctagaggagctggaggcctcgacatctgctgctgctgcagagagcag TCTGGCCATTTTGGAGCCCACCTGTGCTCCACAGGTCTGTGTTGGTCCTTGGAGGGTGGGTggagctcatcatcatcagttggTCACCTGTATCTTGTGTCAGGAGGAGCAAGAGCTCCGATGTCATGGCAGAGCCATGGTGCTTGCGGCATTTGTCCAAAGGTCGACAGTTCTGTCCAAAGACCGCCACCGCAACTTGCCAGACCCAG AGCGTTATGACCCACTGTTCATGCATCCAGATTTGTCACTGGGCATTCATACTGCCAGCTGTGGGCACATCATGCATGCCACCTGCTGGCAGAG GTATTTTGAAGCAGTGCAGTTCAAAGAACAGAGACGTCAACAGCGTCTTCGAGGTCACACTAGCTATGATGTGGAGAATGGCGAGTTCTTGTGTCCACTCTGCGAGTGTCTCAGCAACACTGTGGTCCCTCTACTGCCACACACGCGTTCACTTGACCGCAG TGTTCATCATCCCAGTCTGGAGGTGTGGTTTAATACAACCAGTCAGCAGATAGCAGCGTTACAGTTCTACTACAGGAAGTGCTCTGGTG atTCAGGGGAAGCTGAGCCTGAGGTTCCAGAAGGATTCAGAGTCGACTTTAATCCGCA GAACTTGTtctccagcagcatcagtgcaATGATCACTACCTTCAGCATGTCAACCTACAAGGTGGGATTGAAGCTAAACCCTAATGAGCAGGACCACAGAGTCCCAGTGTTGAGTTGGTCCACCTGCGCCTACACCATCCAGAGTATAG AGCGTCTTCTGATGGATGAGGACAAGCCCTTGTTTGGAAGTTTACCTTGTCGACAG GACGATTGTTTGAGTGCTTTGACCCGGTTCAGTTCTACCTGCTGGACTGCAGCTCCCCTGAAAACCGTTCATACGCACTTTTTCAGATTGTTCACAG CTCTGGTCCCAGACACTCTAGTGGAAAACACTCCATGCATCCTTGAAGTTGACATGTTTCACCTACTG GTGTACAGTGTCCTCTCCTACAGCTCTATGCACTGTCTGGACCAATCAGGACGGAGCGTAGTAGACTCGGCCCACCTGCACCTGCTTCACCTAGTGGTCATAGCTCACCTGGTTCAGATCCTGCTTACTTCCACCACAG aggatgTTTGTATGGATCAGGACAGTGTAGGATCACAGGAGGAAGAACTTACCTGTCAGCTTTACAGAGCACTGAGGAAGCACCTGGAAAG TGTGTTACCTGAAGTGTCCTCGGGCTGGCAGTTATGGCGCTGGGTTAAAGCCGGGGTCTTGCCATTCCTCCGTGCTGCCGCTCTGTTCTTCCACTATCTGAACTCAACTGCGCCCCCTGCAGACCTGCTGG TTGCAGGTTCTGGGCAGTGGGAGGCGCTTTGCAGCTACCTCAGTCTGCCCTGTAACCTGGTGCAGCTATACCACAGCCACCAGACGCTGCTGGAGCCACTCATACACAG TTGGTGCTGTCATCCCACTGTAAGACAGACTCTGCAGGGTGGAGGGGCCCGCATCAGGTTCCCCAGAGAGTCCAACAGTTTGATCGACCTGCCAGAAGATTACAGCACTCTGATCAACCAGGCGTCAAGCTTCAC GTGTCCTCGGTCTGGTGGAGACAAGTCCCGTGCCCCCACCCTGTGCCTGTTGTGTGGCTCCATGTTGTGCTCCCAGAGCTACTGCTGTCAGACTGAGGTGGATGGAGAGGACGTAGGAGCCTGCACTGCCCACGCCTTTAGTTGTGGCGCCGGCCTCGGACTCTTCCTCAG GGTCAGAGAAAGCCAGGTTCTATTTGTAGCTGGTAAAACTAAGGGCTGTTTCTACCCCCCACCTTATCTGGACGACTATGGAGAAACTGATCAGGGCCTCAA ACGGGGGAACCCCCTTCACCTATGTTTGGAACGCTACAGGAAGATCGAGCGTCTATGGAGGCAACACGCCATCGCTGAGGTTATTGGTCATGCGCAAGAGGCCAATCAGACGCTGGTCGCCATTGACTGGCAGCACCTGTGA
- the ubr2 gene encoding E3 ubiquitin-protein ligase UBR2 isoform X1, giving the protein MAAAESERESPSDICSEFLSFSAKETASRWQAAADLQQEVYSHLALYVPRILCLGPSGGVSNREEQREEQREDLACQLLLLAPLEWLLLGEEPAAGLAQLQENNQPSPLCGHVFKVGEPTYSCRECAADPTCVLCMQCFLGSVHKDHRYRMTTSGGGGFCDCGDAEAWKKGPYCQKHTLTNGNRDSEEDSIAHLPADLVARGYSIFSIILKYAVDLLTWEQEDQLPAGLELQERGDNYYCMLFNDEVHTYEQVIYTLQKAVNCSQKEAVSFATTVDRDGRKSVRYGNLQFCEQAKSVIVRNTSRQSKPLRVQVMHSSVVAHQCFALKALSWLGQIIQYSDGLRRVLCQVALQEGLEGKSSSLVDRLMLNDSKMWKGARNIYHQLLMNSLLMDLKYKKIFAIHFAKNYRRLQTDFMEDDHERVVSVTSLSVQLFTVPTMSYERLQSDYVIDDHDREFSITDLSVQIFTVPSLARMLMVEENLMTTIIRTFVDHLRHRDLQGRFQFDRYTAQQAFKFGRVQSLVGDLKYVLINCPTEWTHDLRVKFLEGLDAFLELLKCMQGMDPVVRQVGQHIEMEPEWEAAFTLQMKLTHIISMIQEWCSTDERVLIEAYGKCLSALSHCHSGLPDGEQPIKLCLAGHSVETFRYQVSQDKVSIHLPVCRLLAGLHVLLSRTEVASRFPEQLPLGELSPPLLIELPLRCLVLCAQVHAGMWRRNGFSLINQIYYYHNVKCRVEMFDKDVIMLQAGASMMDPNHFLMIVLSRYELFHIFNSADVRKRYRETNKDVVQQNNTLIEEMLHLIIMVVGERYVAGVGQVEAFDEVRREIIHQLSIKPMAHSELVKALPENGNKETGLEKVIDSVASFKKPGVTGRGLYELRPEWNKHFNLYFYHYSRADQSKAEEAQRKLRKHNGDDTVVVSDVFAASHHGNILSCPALPPPPPPPLCPLFASLVNLLQCDVLLAMEGAVLQWAVEPSGGGWTESMLQRVLHLVAMALLEEQQQLENSRGDEDVTFNFTCKITRPGEASTSGSVLALMESLQNAPHLEMHKDMITWILKMVANIKTMRQRTSSTSTVSLRQGQEPEEAVRDKDKAERKRKAEMARLRREKIMAQMSEMQKHFINENKELFQQSLEELEASTSAAAAESSLAILEPTCAPQVCVGPWRVGGAHHHQLVTCILCQEEQELRCHGRAMVLAAFVQRSTVLSKDRHRNLPDPERYDPLFMHPDLSLGIHTASCGHIMHATCWQRYFEAVQFKEQRRQQRLRGHTSYDVENGEFLCPLCECLSNTVVPLLPHTRSLDRSVHHPSLEVWFNTTSQQIAALQFYYRKCSGDSGEAEPEVPEGFRVDFNPQNLFSSSISAMITTFSMSTYKVGLKLNPNEQDHRVPVLSWSTCAYTIQSIERLLMDEDKPLFGSLPCRQDDCLSALTRFSSTCWTAAPLKTVHTHFFRLFTALVPDTLVENTPCILEVDMFHLLVYSVLSYSSMHCLDQSGRSVVDSAHLHLLHLVVIAHLVQILLTSTTEDVCMDQDSVGSQEEELTCQLYRALRKHLESVLPEVSSGWQLWRWVKAGVLPFLRAAALFFHYLNSTAPPADLLVAGSGQWEALCSYLSLPCNLVQLYHSHQTLLEPLIHSWCCHPTVRQTLQGGGARIRFPRESNSLIDLPEDYSTLINQASSFTCPRSGGDKSRAPTLCLLCGSMLCSQSYCCQTEVDGEDVGACTAHAFSCGAGLGLFLRVRESQVLFVAGKTKGCFYPPPYLDDYGETDQGLKRGNPLHLCLERYRKIERLWRQHAIAEVIGHAQEANQTLVAIDWQHL; this is encoded by the exons cGGTGGCAGGCAGCAGCTGACTTGCAGCAGGAGGTGTACAGTCACCTAGCTTTGTACGTACCAAGAATCCTTTGCTTGGGTCCAAGTGGAGGCGTCAGCAacagggaggagcagagggaggagcaaaGGGAGGACCTGGCCTGTCAGCTGCTTCTCTTGGCTCCTCTGGAGTGGCTCCTGCTGGGTGAGGAACCTGCTGCAGGCCTggctcagctgcaggagaacaaccAGCCGTCGCCACTATGTGGGCATGTGTTCAAAGTGGGTGAGCCCACCTACTCTTGCAG ggAGTGTGCAGCTGATCCGACCTGTGTCCTCTGCATGCAGTGTTTCCTGGGCAGTGTTCACAAAGACCATCGATACAGA ATGACTAcatcaggaggtggaggattTTGTGACTGTGGAGATGCTGAAGCTTGGAAGAAGGGTCCTTACTGCCAGAAACACACTCTGACCAATGGCAACAGAGACAGTGAGGAG GACTCCATAGCTCATCTTCCAGCTGACCTTGTTGCTCGTGGCTACAGCATCTTCTCAATCATCCTAAAGTATGCTGTAGACCTGCTGACCTGGGAGCAGGAGGACCAGCTACCTGCAGGATTAGAGCTACA GGAAAGAGGAGACAactactactgtatgttgtttaaTGATGAAGTTCACACGTATGAGCAGGTAATCTACACTCTCCAGAAAGCTGTCAACTGCAGCCAGAAAGAAGCCGTCAGCTTTGCCACCACCGTTGACAGAGAT GGCAGGAAGTCAGTTCGCTACGGAAATTTACAGTTCTGTGAACAGGCCAAGTCTGTGATTGTG AGGAACACCAGTCGCCAGTCAAAGCCTCTAAGGGTGCAGGTGATGCACTCGTCTGTTGTTGCTCATCAGTGTTTTGCTCTAAAGGCTCTGAGCTGGTTGGGGCAGATCATTCAGTACTCTG ATGGTCTGAGGAGAGTCCTGTGTCAGGTTGCTCTTCAGGAAGGCCTTGAAGGAAAAAGCTCATCCCTGGTCGATCGACTGATGCTCAATGACTCAAAGATGTGGAAAG GAGCAAGGAACATTTACCACCAGCTGCTGATGAACAGCCTCCTCATGGACCTCAAGTATAAGAAGATCTTTGCCATCCATTTCGCCAAG AACTACAGACGCCTACAGACAGATTTTATGGAGGATGACCATGAGCGAGTGGTGTCAGTGACGTCGCTGTCTGTACAGCTCTTCACCGTACCAACCATG AGTTATGAAAGATTGCAGAGTGACTACGTGATTGATGACCACGACCGTGAGTTCTCCATCACTGATCTGTCAGTACAAATATTCACCGTCCCATCGCTG GCCCGAATGCTGATGGTTGAGGAGAACCTGATGACCACAATCATCAGAACCTTTGTGGACCACCTCCGTCACAGAGACCTGCAGGGACGCTTCCAGTTTGACCGCTACACGGCCCAGCAGGCTTTCAAGTTTGGTCGAGTTCAGAGCCTCGTCGGGGACCTCAA GTATGTCCTGATCAACTGTCCGACGGAGTGGACCCATGATCTTAGAGTCAAATTTCTTGAGGGTCTGGATGCTTTTCTCGAACTGCTCAAATGTATGCAG GGTATGGATCCAGTGGTGAGACAAGTGGGGCAGCACATAGAGATGGAGCCAGAGTGGGAGGCAGCATTCACGCTGCAGATGAAACTCACTCACATAATCTCCATGATCCAGGAGTGGTGCTCAACGGAT GAGCGTGTGCTGATCGAAGCGTATGGGAAGTGTCTGAGTGCACTCAGTCACTGCCACAGCGGCCTGCCAGATGGTGAGCAGCCAATCAAGTTGTGTCTAGCTGGTCACAGTGTGGAGACATTCAGGTATCAGGTCTCTCAGGACAAAGTATCCATacacctgcctgtctgccgGCTGCTAGCAG GTTTGCACGTGCTCCTCAGCAGGACTGAAGTGGCCTCTCGTTTCCCAGAGCAACTTCCTCTG GGTGAACTTAGCCCCCCCCTACTGATCGAACTCCCCCTCCGCTGCCTGGTGCTCTGTGcacaggtgcatgctgggatgtggaggaggaacgGCTTTTCTCTCATCAACCAG ATCTACTATTACCACAATGTCAAGTGCAGAGTTGAGATGTTCGACAAAGACGTCATTATGCTGCAG GCGGGGGCGTCGATGATGGATCCAAACCATTTTCTGATGATTGTCCTAAGCCGCTACGAactgtttcacatttttaacTCTGCAGATGTCAGGAAGAGATACAGGGAGACCAACAAG GATGTTGTTCAGCAGAACAACACTTTAATTGAAGAGATGCTTCACCTCATCATCATGGTTGTTG GTGAACGCTACGTAGCTGGCGTGGGTCAGGTGGAGGCCTTTGATGAGGTCAGAAGAGAAATCATCCACCAGCTGTCAATTAAACCGATGGCTCACAGTGAACTTGTGAAGGCTCTCCCAGAAAAT GGGAACAAGGAGACCGGTCTAGAAAAAGTCATCGACAGTGTTGCTTCATTCAA GAAGCCAGGCGTGACTGGTCGGGGTCTGTATGAACTGCGTCCTGAATGGAACAAACATTTCAACCTCTACTTCTATCACTACAGCAGAGCTGACCAGTCCAAG gctgaggaggctcagaggaagctgagaaaacacaacGGAGATGACACAG TTGTTGTCAGTGATGTATTTGCAGCTTCTCATCATGGTAACATCCTGTCCTGTCCAGCcctgcccccccctccacctccccctctcTGCCCTCTGTTTGCCAGCTTGGTCAACCTACTGCAGTGTGATGTGCTACTGGCCATGGAGGGTGCCGTCCTGCAGTGGGCTGTGGAGCCCAGCGGGGGGGGGTGGACCGAGTCCATGTTACAGAGG gTTCTTCACCTGGTGGCCATGGCCCTGTTGGAGGAACAGCAGCAACTGGAGAACAGCCGCGGTGACGAAGACGTTACCTTCAACTTTACCTGCAAGATCACAC GTCCAGGTGAAGCCAGTACTTCAGGAAGTGTCCTGGCTCTGATGGAAAGTCTGCAAAATGCTCCTCATCTGGAAATGCACAAAGATATGATCACCTGGATTCTTAAG ATGGTGGCAAACATAAAAACGATGAGACAACGAACATCATCCACATCCACGGTCAGCCTCAGACAAGGACAAGAACCAGAGGAG GCCgtcagagacaaagacaaagcagagaggaagaggaaagcagAGATGGCTCGGCTCAGGAGGGAGAAGATCATGGCTCAGATGTCTGAAATGCAGAAACATTTCATCAATGAGAATAAAGAACTTTTTCAACAGAGTctagaggagctggaggcctcgacatctgctgctgctgcagagagcag TCTGGCCATTTTGGAGCCCACCTGTGCTCCACAGGTCTGTGTTGGTCCTTGGAGGGTGGGTggagctcatcatcatcagttggTCACCTGTATCTTGTGTCAGGAGGAGCAAGAGCTCCGATGTCATGGCAGAGCCATGGTGCTTGCGGCATTTGTCCAAAGGTCGACAGTTCTGTCCAAAGACCGCCACCGCAACTTGCCAGACCCAG AGCGTTATGACCCACTGTTCATGCATCCAGATTTGTCACTGGGCATTCATACTGCCAGCTGTGGGCACATCATGCATGCCACCTGCTGGCAGAG GTATTTTGAAGCAGTGCAGTTCAAAGAACAGAGACGTCAACAGCGTCTTCGAGGTCACACTAGCTATGATGTGGAGAATGGCGAGTTCTTGTGTCCACTCTGCGAGTGTCTCAGCAACACTGTGGTCCCTCTACTGCCACACACGCGTTCACTTGACCGCAG TGTTCATCATCCCAGTCTGGAGGTGTGGTTTAATACAACCAGTCAGCAGATAGCAGCGTTACAGTTCTACTACAGGAAGTGCTCTGGTG atTCAGGGGAAGCTGAGCCTGAGGTTCCAGAAGGATTCAGAGTCGACTTTAATCCGCA GAACTTGTtctccagcagcatcagtgcaATGATCACTACCTTCAGCATGTCAACCTACAAGGTGGGATTGAAGCTAAACCCTAATGAGCAGGACCACAGAGTCCCAGTGTTGAGTTGGTCCACCTGCGCCTACACCATCCAGAGTATAG AGCGTCTTCTGATGGATGAGGACAAGCCCTTGTTTGGAAGTTTACCTTGTCGACAG GACGATTGTTTGAGTGCTTTGACCCGGTTCAGTTCTACCTGCTGGACTGCAGCTCCCCTGAAAACCGTTCATACGCACTTTTTCAGATTGTTCACAG CTCTGGTCCCAGACACTCTAGTGGAAAACACTCCATGCATCCTTGAAGTTGACATGTTTCACCTACTG GTGTACAGTGTCCTCTCCTACAGCTCTATGCACTGTCTGGACCAATCAGGACGGAGCGTAGTAGACTCGGCCCACCTGCACCTGCTTCACCTAGTGGTCATAGCTCACCTGGTTCAGATCCTGCTTACTTCCACCACAG aggatgTTTGTATGGATCAGGACAGTGTAGGATCACAGGAGGAAGAACTTACCTGTCAGCTTTACAGAGCACTGAGGAAGCACCTGGAAAG TGTGTTACCTGAAGTGTCCTCGGGCTGGCAGTTATGGCGCTGGGTTAAAGCCGGGGTCTTGCCATTCCTCCGTGCTGCCGCTCTGTTCTTCCACTATCTGAACTCAACTGCGCCCCCTGCAGACCTGCTGG TTGCAGGTTCTGGGCAGTGGGAGGCGCTTTGCAGCTACCTCAGTCTGCCCTGTAACCTGGTGCAGCTATACCACAGCCACCAGACGCTGCTGGAGCCACTCATACACAG TTGGTGCTGTCATCCCACTGTAAGACAGACTCTGCAGGGTGGAGGGGCCCGCATCAGGTTCCCCAGAGAGTCCAACAGTTTGATCGACCTGCCAGAAGATTACAGCACTCTGATCAACCAGGCGTCAAGCTTCAC GTGTCCTCGGTCTGGTGGAGACAAGTCCCGTGCCCCCACCCTGTGCCTGTTGTGTGGCTCCATGTTGTGCTCCCAGAGCTACTGCTGTCAGACTGAGGTGGATGGAGAGGACGTAGGAGCCTGCACTGCCCACGCCTTTAGTTGTGGCGCCGGCCTCGGACTCTTCCTCAG GGTCAGAGAAAGCCAGGTTCTATTTGTAGCTGGTAAAACTAAGGGCTGTTTCTACCCCCCACCTTATCTGGACGACTATGGAGAAACTGATCAGGGCCTCAA ACGGGGGAACCCCCTTCACCTATGTTTGGAACGCTACAGGAAGATCGAGCGTCTATGGAGGCAACACGCCATCGCTGAGGTTATTGGTCATGCGCAAGAGGCCAATCAGACGCTGGTCGCCATTGACTGGCAGCACCTGTGA